A single window of Rickettsiella endosymbiont of Dermanyssus gallinae DNA harbors:
- the bioB gene encoding biotin synthase BioB, protein MLNVEVRHDWIRNEIQSLFEKPFNDLVFHAHSIHRHSFRSNAVQISTLLNVKTGLCPENCSYCPQSGHYNTGLKKEPLMSLEQVKIAAKKAKQQGAGRFCIAAAWRSPPKKEFADVLAMVTAIKALDLEACATLGMLTEEQARQLAQAGLDYYNHNLDTSPEYYKTIISTRTYEERLQTLAQVRAAGINVCCGGIIGMGEAREDRIGLLQQLANLPEHPKSVTLNKLIPIPGTPLADKAPVDSFEFIRMVAVARIILPFSMLRLSAGRDSLNEEAQALCFFAGANSIHYGEKLLTTANVAPVQDRALLEKLGLVPVLADTELNAHTLCT, encoded by the coding sequence ATGTTAAATGTAGAGGTTCGCCATGATTGGATCCGTAATGAAATTCAATCGCTGTTTGAAAAGCCATTTAATGATTTAGTTTTTCATGCGCACTCAATTCATCGTCACTCTTTTCGTTCCAATGCCGTTCAAATAAGTACTTTACTGAATGTAAAAACCGGCCTCTGTCCTGAGAATTGCTCATATTGCCCACAAAGTGGTCATTATAATACGGGCTTAAAGAAAGAACCCTTAATGTCATTAGAGCAGGTAAAGATTGCTGCAAAAAAAGCGAAACAACAAGGGGCAGGCCGGTTTTGTATTGCGGCTGCTTGGCGCAGCCCACCTAAAAAAGAATTTGCGGATGTGTTAGCAATGGTAACGGCTATAAAAGCATTGGATTTAGAGGCGTGTGCTACCTTAGGCATGTTAACAGAGGAACAGGCTCGTCAATTAGCACAGGCCGGATTAGATTATTACAACCATAACTTAGATACATCGCCCGAATACTATAAAACAATTATATCGACACGAACCTATGAAGAGCGATTGCAAACCTTGGCACAAGTGCGTGCCGCAGGCATCAATGTGTGTTGTGGTGGTATTATTGGTATGGGTGAAGCTCGAGAAGATCGAATAGGTTTATTGCAACAATTAGCTAATCTTCCCGAGCATCCAAAGAGTGTCACCTTAAATAAATTAATTCCAATTCCAGGAACGCCATTAGCGGATAAAGCGCCCGTTGATTCGTTTGAATTTATCCGTATGGTGGCTGTAGCACGAATTATATTGCCTTTTAGTATGCTGCGTTTATCGGCAGGGCGCGACAGCTTGAATGAAGAAGCACAAGCGTTGTGTTTTTTTGCCGGCGCTAATTCGATTCATTATGGTGAAAAATTACTAACTACCGCGAATGTTGCACCTGTTCAAGATCGTGCTTTGCTAGAAAAGCTGGGTTTAGTCCCCGTCCTCGCTGATACCGAATTGAATGCACATACTCTTTGCACTTGA
- a CDS encoding transposase has product MEIFVINTLKRTIEISCRITKKWSLLPKRWVIERTFSWLNHFRRLSKDYEITTSSAENYVMISHSIGLLRRLFKP; this is encoded by the coding sequence ATGGAAATATTCGTTATAAATACATTAAAGAGAACCATTGAAATTTCTTGCCGGATAACAAAAAAATGGTCTCTTTTGCCTAAGCGGTGGGTGATAGAAAGGACTTTCTCATGGCTTAATCATTTTCGTAGGTTATCAAAAGATTACGAAATCACCACTTCTTCTGCTGAAAATTACGTCATGATCTCTCATTCGATTGGGCTGCTTCGACGCTTATTCAAACCATGA
- a CDS encoding UbiA family prenyltransferase has protein sequence MNKKNKKASRVKACFRALRPYHVAKNFLLFIPLLVGHHYFDQTSLKNSFIGFLVFCLLASSAYLINDLVDLEKDKQHSKKQKRPFAAGELPLVVGFILAPCLLGLALGISFYLPLNFFLGAIAYYSLTLLYSFFIKRQKWLDVVLLAVLYSIRVFAGMTLVENGYSLWLIVFVLFFFFNLALLKRYAELYSAKLVNKATLIGRAYGLTDSARLVFWGHTSAYLAILTFIFYIHSNKVLLLYKTPLLLWLICPGLFVWLRRLWYFAQHGRIHDDPVVFTVLDRFSWFIIALIVVISLCALRTAA, from the coding sequence GTGAATAAAAAAAATAAAAAAGCGAGTCGCGTAAAAGCGTGTTTTAGAGCACTGCGCCCTTACCATGTCGCCAAAAATTTTTTATTATTTATTCCGCTCCTGGTCGGTCATCACTATTTTGATCAAACTTCTTTAAAAAATAGTTTTATTGGATTTTTAGTTTTTTGTTTATTAGCTTCCAGCGCCTATCTGATTAACGATCTCGTTGATTTAGAAAAAGACAAACAACATAGCAAAAAACAAAAACGTCCTTTTGCAGCTGGAGAGCTACCTCTGGTTGTTGGTTTTATTCTTGCGCCCTGCCTGCTAGGACTCGCATTAGGTATTTCGTTTTATTTACCGTTAAATTTTTTCCTGGGAGCGATTGCTTATTATTCATTAACGTTGCTGTACTCATTTTTCATTAAGAGGCAAAAATGGTTAGATGTCGTATTGTTAGCTGTTTTGTATTCTATACGGGTTTTTGCCGGGATGACTTTGGTTGAGAATGGCTATTCCTTATGGCTAATTGTTTTCGTGTTATTTTTCTTTTTTAACTTAGCTTTACTTAAACGTTACGCAGAACTTTACAGTGCAAAATTAGTAAATAAAGCGACTCTCATAGGTCGTGCTTATGGACTGACAGATAGTGCGAGACTGGTTTTCTGGGGGCATACGAGTGCGTACTTAGCTATTTTAACGTTTATTTTTTATATCCATTCAAATAAAGTTTTACTTCTCTATAAAACGCCTTTGTTATTGTGGTTGATTTGTCCTGGCTTGTTTGTTTGGCTTAGACGACTATGGTATTTCGCACAGCATGGGAGAATCCACGATGATCCGGTAGTGTTTACTGTGTTGGATAGATTTAGTTGGTTTATTATCGCTTTAATAGTGGTGATTAGTCTATGTGCATTACGGACTGCCGCATAG